The following DNA comes from Mucilaginibacter jinjuensis.
CATCAGGTTTTTAGTACCTAAGTAGATAATAGCAACTTGCTTTTCAACAGATACCGGTGAGTATTGAGCTTGCTTTAACATTTCAACGTTACGTGCACCTTTATCAAGTACCAGTTTGGTTGAAGCATCAAGGTCAGAACCGAATTTAGAGAAAGCCTCTAACTCGCGGTATTGAGCCTGATCCAGTTTTAAAGTACCGGCAACTTTTTTCATTGATTTGATCTGCGCGTTACCACCCACACGTGATACCGAAATACCTACGTTGATAGCCGGACGAACACCTGCGTTAAACAAGTTAGACTCCAGGAAGATCTGACCATCGGTAATCGAAATTACGTTGGTTGGGATATATGCTGATACGTCACCCGCTTGAGTTTCGATGATCGGCAATGCGGTTAATGAACCACCACCTTTAACTAAGTGACGGATTGACTCCGGCAAATCGTTCATCGCGGCAGCGATATCATCGTTAGCGTTAATTTTTGCAGCACGCTCTAACAAACGGCTGTGCAGGTAAAACACGTCACCCGGGTAAGCCTCACGGCCCGGTGGGCGGCGTAATAATAATGATACCTCACGGTAAGCAACTGCCTGTTTAGAAAGATCATCATAAACGATCAATGCAGGGCGGCCTGTATCGCGGAAGTACTCACCTACTGCAGCACCTGCAAACGGAGCAAAGAACTGCATTGCTGCAGGATCTGACGCGTTTGAAGCAACTACGATTGAGTATGCCATTGCACCTTTTTCTTCCAGAGTACGAACGATGTTCGCAACAGTTGAAGCTTTTTGGCCGCAGGCAACATATATACAAATTACCGGCTGGCCGGCTTCATAAAATTCTTTTTGGTTGATGATGGTATCGATACAAACCGCAGTTTTACCAATCTGGCGGTCACCGATTACCAACTCACGCTGACCACGACCGATAGGGATCATGGCATCGATAGCTTTGATACCTGTTTGCAGAGGCTCAGTTACCGGCTGACGATAGATTACACCTGGTGCTTTACGCTCCAATGGCATCTCGTAAGTTTCGCCTTTAATTGGTCCTTTACCGTCGATAGGCTCACCCAGGGTGTTAACCACACGGCCCAACATACCTTCACCTACACGTAGTGAAGCGATTTTTTTGGTACGTTTAATGGTATCGCCTTCTTTTACACCGTCAGACTGACCTAACAATACCACACCCACGTTATCCTCTTCAAGGTTAAGTACGATGCCTTGCAGGCCATTATCAAATTCAACCAGCTCGCCTGATTGTACTTGCGTTAATCCATAAACGCGTGCAATACCGTCACCCACCTGGAGTACAGTACCCACTTCTTCTAATTCAGTTTCTGACTTGAAGCCTGACAATTGCTGGCGCAATATGGCTGATACTTCGTCTGGTCTAACCTCTGCCATTTTAATTTATCTGTTTTAGCGTTTGCTTTTCTATTTAATTATTGAACTACCGGTTGGCCGAAATCACTTCTCAATTTCGTTAAGCTGTTTGCTACACTTGTATCAATTTGCTTATCGCCAACGGTTAATATAAACCCGCCAATTAATGAAGCATCAACCTTCTCGGTCAATACAACTTCACCTGCGCTTATTTTATTCACTTCATCAATAACCTGTTTACGGTTATCTGCCGATAGTGGGGCTGCTGATACCACCGTAGCCCTTACGATATGTTTAAATACATCATACTGGTTTACAAACTCCTGTGCGGTTGGGTATAAAAGTTCTGCACGGCCTTTGCTTACTACCAGTTTAAAAAATGCAATGGTAATATTGTTAACCTTATCGCCAAAAATACCTACCAATACACCAGCCTTTTTATCCTGTTGGATAATTGGGTTGCGCAATACGGCTTCCAGCTGTGAGTTAGCTTTTATGGTTTGTACAAACAAAGCCATATCTGCTCTCACTGCTTCCAGCGAGTTTTGCTCTTTGGCTAAGTCTATCAGTGATTTGGCGTACCTGGTTGCAACTGTTGTTTCAGACATGTCTTTTTTATTTCGGATTTCGGATTTTCGATTTCGGATTGATTTAAGTCGATCTGAAATTTTATTACCTATGTCCTATGGATTCCTTTCTTTCGATTTCAAATCCGAAATCGAACATCCGAAATCCGATATCTAATTAACTTTAACTTCTTTTAACAGGTCGGCAACAAGTTGGTCCTGCTCTCTTTGATTTTCAAATTGCTTGCGCAATAATTTCTCAGCAATATCTATAGAAAGGTTTGCCACCTGGTTTTTAACATCAGCCAAAGCAATTGCTTTCTGGTTGTTAATTTCGATGCTTGCTTTCTCAATCATGCGGGCGCCTTCTGTTTGTGCAGCTTCTTTGGCATCAGCAATGATCTGGTCTTTCATGTGGCGTGCTTCCTTCAAAATAAGGTCGCGCTCGGCACGGGCTTCTTTTAACAGGCTTTGGTTTTCGCTTGTTAAACGGGCCATTTCTTCTTTAGCAGCTTCAGCTTTTAAAAGCGCTTCTTCGATAGAACGCTCTCTGTCGTTGATTGCGCCCATGATAGGTTTCCAGGCAAATTTACCCAGCAAGATTAACAATACCACAAAAGCAACTGTAGACCAAACTACAAAGCCTAAGTGATCATTTAATAAACCGTCAAATAATTCTTCCATTATGTATTTAAAATCTTTGTCAACTTTTAATAAGTAAAGCCCGTCGCCAATCGCTACAGGCTTTACTCTTTAATCGGCAATTACTTGCCTAATAATGCTACTACCACACCGAATAAAGCAACACCTTCTACAAGGGCTGCAGCGATGATCATGGCAGTTTGGATTTTTGATGAAGCCTCAGGCTGGCGAGCAATACCTTCCATTGCTTTACCACCGATTTGACCGATACCGATACCAGCACCGATAACTGCTAAACCTGCACCTAATGCAGCAATACTTCCAGTCATGTTTGTTAAATTTAAAAGTTAAATATAGTGTATAATTATTTACGTATTAATGGTGATGCTCCTCAACAGCGGTGCCGATAAACAGCGCAGTAAGCATCGTGAAAATAAACGCTTGTAAAAACGCAACCAGTAATTCCAACACATCCATAAACAATACGAATGCTACTGATACCGGCGCTATGTACAGTGATTTAAAAATAAAGATCAATGATATTAAGCTTAACACGATAATGTGACCTGCTGATATGTTAGCATACAAACGGATCATTAAAGCGAAAGGCTTAGATATAATACCGATCAATTCAACCGGGATCATGATCGGGTATAACCAAAGTGGTACATCAGGCATAAAGATGTGTTTCCAGTAGTACTTATTAGCGCTAAAGTTAACAATCAATAATACTACAGTTGATAGTACAAATGTTAATAATATGTTACCAGTTACGTTAG
Coding sequences within:
- the atpA gene encoding F0F1 ATP synthase subunit alpha, with the protein product MAEVRPDEVSAILRQQLSGFKSETELEEVGTVLQVGDGIARVYGLTQVQSGELVEFDNGLQGIVLNLEEDNVGVVLLGQSDGVKEGDTIKRTKKIASLRVGEGMLGRVVNTLGEPIDGKGPIKGETYEMPLERKAPGVIYRQPVTEPLQTGIKAIDAMIPIGRGQRELVIGDRQIGKTAVCIDTIINQKEFYEAGQPVICIYVACGQKASTVANIVRTLEEKGAMAYSIVVASNASDPAAMQFFAPFAGAAVGEYFRDTGRPALIVYDDLSKQAVAYREVSLLLRRPPGREAYPGDVFYLHSRLLERAAKINANDDIAAAMNDLPESIRHLVKGGGSLTALPIIETQAGDVSAYIPTNVISITDGQIFLESNLFNAGVRPAINVGISVSRVGGNAQIKSMKKVAGTLKLDQAQYRELEAFSKFGSDLDASTKLVLDKGARNVEMLKQAQYSPVSVEKQVAIIYLGTKNLMRSVPVNKVREFEVEFTSQLELRHPETLAALKAGKFDDQITGVLETVAKELTGKY
- the atpH gene encoding ATP synthase F1 subunit delta produces the protein MSETTVATRYAKSLIDLAKEQNSLEAVRADMALFVQTIKANSQLEAVLRNPIIQQDKKAGVLVGIFGDKVNNITIAFFKLVVSKGRAELLYPTAQEFVNQYDVFKHIVRATVVSAAPLSADNRKQVIDEVNKISAGEVVLTEKVDASLIGGFILTVGDKQIDTSVANSLTKLRSDFGQPVVQ
- a CDS encoding F0F1 ATP synthase subunit B, coding for MEELFDGLLNDHLGFVVWSTVAFVVLLILLGKFAWKPIMGAINDRERSIEEALLKAEAAKEEMARLTSENQSLLKEARAERDLILKEARHMKDQIIADAKEAAQTEGARMIEKASIEINNQKAIALADVKNQVANLSIDIAEKLLRKQFENQREQDQLVADLLKEVKVN
- the atpE gene encoding ATP synthase F0 subunit C; its protein translation is MTGSIAALGAGLAVIGAGIGIGQIGGKAMEGIARQPEASSKIQTAMIIAAALVEGVALFGVVVALLGK